The nucleotide window CCCGCGCACGCGGACCTCCAGCGACGGAGCGAGGAGCGACGACATGTGCGGCGGtaacggaggaggaggaggggtcacCTCCGGTCCGGCcagcgccagccccacccccaaCGGCGGCTCGCGCTCCTCCACGCCCATCCTGCGCTCCACGTCCGTCCGAGCGCCGCCGTCGTCCAAGCACCCGCACGGCCTGATgcgctccacctccacccccgccGCCCCCTCCGGCCCGCCCAGCCGCATGTCCCCGGCCGCCCACCACGGCGCCGACTTCTGCCCCCTGCTGTCGTCCGGCCCCGGGGGGTCGTCGGGGGTCATCGCcgggggcagcagcagcagcatgagcAGTAGCGTCGGCGGAGGTTCCGGCGGAGGTTCCCAGGGGGGGGGTGGAGCGTACAGCCGCGTGCCCAGCCTGCAGGCCTCGCTCTCGGGCTCGCTCAGCGACTACGGCGGCTCCTCGGACGAGTACGGCTCCAGCCCCGGCGAGGGCTCGCTGCTGGCGCTGCACGGGATGACCGGCCTCGACCGGAGCCTCGACCGGAGCCGGGACGACGAGGGCGCCAACTACATCCTCATGAGCCAGCAGCAGAGGAGGACCGCCAGCGGACACGGCGGGAGCGGAAACGGGAACGGGAACCCCGGCTCGAGTTCCGCCGGTCACTACCAGTACTTGGGCGGAAACGgtacgcagcagcagcagcagcagcagcagccgcctccTTCGCAGGGCGCTCGGAGGATCCTGCGGCGGTCATCGAGCCGCGAGTGCGAGGCTGACCGCCGCTTCCTCAGCAAGAGGGCCTCGCTGCCGCCCATGGCCCTCGAGCGCCTGGCCCCTCCTCCGTCGATGTCCGCCTCGTCGTCCAGGAGAGACGCGGACCACGCGAACCACGCGGACCAGgccgaggcggaggaggaggacgactaCGCCGTGATGTCGTGCAGCGCCGGCCGGGACTCCTTCATCGAGCCGAGGCGCGATGTCggctcctcgtcttcctccgcccagcagcagcagcagcagcagccgtccGGAAGCCTGGGAGGGCCGTCCGCCTACCTGGACATGAGCGCCGAACTCCGAGGAGAGAACGGCGGTCCGCTGGGATTAGCGGTCAACGTCGGAGTCGGAGAGGGCGTTAGTAGCGCCAGGGACAACGGCTACATGTCCATGCTGCCCGGAGTGACCGCCACTCCTCCGTCGTCCGTGTCCAACTCGCTGGTGGTGGCCGTGGCGGCCGGGCTGGACTCCGGCGGCGTCCGGCACGTGGCCGCGTCCGAGCCGGACGTGGACGACTACATGGCCATGACGCCCAACAGCAGCGTGTCGCCGCCGCAGAGCATCCGGCCCCCGCCGACGCCCACCTCCGCCGCCGTCGTCGCCGACGGCTACATGATGATGTCGCCCAACGGGAGCTGCTCGCCGGAGCAGCGCGGAGGGCTCAGCGGCGCCCCCTGGCTGGGCAGCGGGAGCGCCGACTCGCGCGCGGGCAGCGACTACATGAACATGTCGCCCATCAGCGCCCGCTCGGTCAGCGGGagccccccgccgccgccgctgctgtccGAGCACCACGCCCGCTCCGACCCGCACGGCAACGCCCACGccaaccatcaccatcaccacggCAACTGCATCCAGCCGCTGCAGCTGCAGCCTCAGCATCCCCAcctgcaacaacagcagcagcagcagcagcagcaggcgccCAAGATGGTCTACTCGTACTACTCCCTGCCCAGGTCCTACAAGCACAACGCCTCCGCGCGTTTCGAGGACGGACCCGGCCGCGGGAAGAGACTGACCGCCGCCGCTGGCAGCAGGACCGCCGGAAACGGCGGCGGGTTCCGGGGTCCAAGCTCCATCGCCGGTGCCAGCACCAGCGGAGCAGGGGGCAGCGGGAGCAAAGTCCAGGACCCGCACCTGGTGGGAGGTCCCCTCTCGGGCCGACACCTGTcgctctcctcgtcctcctaCTCGTCCAGCTCGGCGAGCAGCGAGAGcctcggggagggggggagcgAGGGGGACAAGACCCCCCACggaggggcagcagcagcagccgcagcagggGTCAGGGCTGGGGCGAGAGCCAAGAACGGACCTCTCCAGCAggaccaccaccagcagcaccagggtCAGCACCTGGGTCAGCGGAGGGGCTCGTCCGgcctgaagcagcagcagcagcagggtggACTCGGCCAGCGCAGCCGGCCGGTCAGCCTGTTCGTGGACGTGTCCAAGGCCAACACGCTGCCCCGCGTCCGAGAGAGCCCCCTTCCCCCGGAGCCCAAGAGCCCCGGCGAGTACGTCAGCATCGAGTTCAAAGGAGAGCACTGCGCGAGAGCCGGGATGTCCGTTACCGCGACGACCGCCACCACGACGACCACGGCCGCGGGAGCGGCGGGCGGGAGAGGATTCCGACCCGGTTTCTGGATCTCCCCGACGTCCTCTTCCTCGACACCGTCATCATCATCTGCAGCGGCGTCTTCGTCTAGTCGCCCCCTCCCCCGACCGATGTCCTGCCTAGCGGGTTTCCTACCCGTGTCCCCAGGGGCCCTGGCGCCCCCCTCGGCCTCCTCCGAGTACGTCAACATGGACCTGGggccgtctccgtctccgtcccCCTCCCCGCTCTCGCTCACCCCGCTGGGCTTCCCCTCCTTCTCCAGCCCCCCGACGCCTCCGCTGccgtccgccgccgccgccgcccccaaGGCCCGCGACGAGCTGCGGTCGGTCTCgacgtcgtcgtcgtcctcctcctcctcgcgctCGGACGAGGCGGGCAAAGGGGCgcgccaacagcagcagcatcagcatcatcatcatcaccaggcGCCGGATTCGCCCACGTCGTGCGGCGACTACACGGAGATGGCCTTCAGCCTGAGCGCCAGCACGCCCACCACGAGCTCCGCGTCGTCCCCCAAGGGGCCCTCGCCGGACCGGCCCGAGTCCGTCATCCTCCCCCCGCCGGGCCTGGCGGGCCTGCCGCTGGACTTCCCCCTGGGCGTGGGCAAACTGGGCCCCAACCCGGACCACGGCGCCAAGGTGATCCGGGCCGACCCGCAGGGCCGCCGGCGCCACTGCTCCGAGACCTTCCTGGCGGccgcggcggcagcggcggcgatCCCCGTCCTGTCCTCGggctcgtcctcctcgtcttcgTCCTCGTCCGTGtccggcggcggaggaggaggaggaggaggagtaggaggagggcTTCCCGAGCACGCCCAGGCCGTCGCCAGGCGCCTGGGCTTCGACAGCATCCTCTGGGGCTCGCACGGCTCCGCTACCTCCCCAGACTCGCCCTCGCAGCACGGGCCTCCCGCGCTACCCGCTGCCCAGGCCTCGTCCGCCGAGCAGGGCCTCAACTACATCGACCTGGACCTGGCCAACAAGGAGAGCCCCCACTCCGGCCCGGAGCCGGCCCAGACCATCCCCGCGCGCCTCTTCTCCAGCGTGCTGGGCGTCGGCGGAGGGGGCGGCGGGGGAGGGGCCGTGGGAGTGACCGGCGTGGGGctcgcggcggcggcggcggccaacCTCAACACCTACGCCAGCATCGACTTCTACAAGTCCGAGGAGCTGCGGACACACCAGAGCACCGGCAAGGACACCGGTGAGTACCGAGCTGGAGCGCTACAGAACGTAGAACGTAGAACGTGACATAAACATTACGTCACACCTGCTTCATAGGTACTGTATTAGCGTTGTAACGATGCATGTATTCACCCTGAACCATTTTGCGTTTTACTGAGAACGTTTTGTCTGTGTACCAGTTGTTGTGGTGGCAtgagctttactcaaaagactccAGTCTTTCCAGAAGCTTTCCCAAATCgtgtcaaagttgtttggtgtaaggaggGCATTAGTCAGATTAGTCAAGTTTAAATGGGTAAAAGTTTAAATAAAATTTGTGTCAACATGTATGGCAACATTGTGCAACTGAAGTTGCATATCTTTATGTGTACCACTCACGCATATTTGTCTCATTGATAGTATGGTAGCAGccattgtttacattttttttttaaagtatatatttttgggcttttatgcctttaatgatagagatagtagagagtgacaggaagcgaatgggagagagtaggggtgggatccggaaaggaccacggggcgggaatcgaacccgggtcgccggcgtacgatgcaggtgccccagccagctgcgccacagctggggcctgccattgtttacatttatcaaaatt belongs to Sardina pilchardus chromosome 16, fSarPil1.1, whole genome shotgun sequence and includes:
- the si:ch73-335l21.1 gene encoding insulin receptor substrate 1 codes for the protein MENQSVVVDQQSYEDVRKSGYLRKQKSMHRRYFVLRAASPSGPARLEYYESEKKFRGKAPVPKKAVVLETCLNINKRADAKNKHMIVLYTRAESFAIAADNEVDQDDWFQAMVDMHCKSKIPVSECGSGDYGVPTPGPAFKEVWQVKVWPKGLGQAKNLVGIYRLCLTDKTVNFVKLNSDAAGIVLQLMNVRRCGHSENFFFVEVGRSAVTGPGEFWMQVEDSVVAQNMHETLLEAMKSLSEEFRQRSKSQSGPAAGGGATASNPISVPSRRHHPNPPPSQVGLTRRPRTEPPSSGGGGGAASGSTGASNAAGGGNGNGGSGRDSDGGSNTSPTPRYHSFPRTRTSSDGARSDDMCGGNGGGGGVTSGPASASPTPNGGSRSSTPILRSTSVRAPPSSKHPHGLMRSTSTPAAPSGPPSRMSPAAHHGADFCPLLSSGPGGSSGVIAGGSSSSMSSSVGGGSGGGSQGGGGAYSRVPSLQASLSGSLSDYGGSSDEYGSSPGEGSLLALHGMTGLDRSLDRSRDDEGANYILMSQQQRRTASGHGGSGNGNGNPGSSSAGHYQYLGGNGTQQQQQQQQPPPSQGARRILRRSSSRECEADRRFLSKRASLPPMALERLAPPPSMSASSSRRDADHANHADQAEAEEEDDYAVMSCSAGRDSFIEPRRDVGSSSSSAQQQQQQQPSGSLGGPSAYLDMSAELRGENGGPLGLAVNVGVGEGVSSARDNGYMSMLPGVTATPPSSVSNSLVVAVAAGLDSGGVRHVAASEPDVDDYMAMTPNSSVSPPQSIRPPPTPTSAAVVADGYMMMSPNGSCSPEQRGGLSGAPWLGSGSADSRAGSDYMNMSPISARSVSGSPPPPPLLSEHHARSDPHGNAHANHHHHHGNCIQPLQLQPQHPHLQQQQQQQQQQAPKMVYSYYSLPRSYKHNASARFEDGPGRGKRLTAAAGSRTAGNGGGFRGPSSIAGASTSGAGGSGSKVQDPHLVGGPLSGRHLSLSSSSYSSSSASSESLGEGGSEGDKTPHGGAAAAAAAGVRAGARAKNGPLQQDHHQQHQGQHLGQRRGSSGLKQQQQQGGLGQRSRPVSLFVDVSKANTLPRVRESPLPPEPKSPGEYVSIEFKGEHCARAGMSVTATTATTTTTAAGAAGGRGFRPGFWISPTSSSSTPSSSSAAASSSSRPLPRPMSCLAGFLPVSPGALAPPSASSEYVNMDLGPSPSPSPSPLSLTPLGFPSFSSPPTPPLPSAAAAAPKARDELRSVSTSSSSSSSSRSDEAGKGARQQQQHQHHHHHQAPDSPTSCGDYTEMAFSLSASTPTTSSASSPKGPSPDRPESVILPPPGLAGLPLDFPLGVGKLGPNPDHGAKVIRADPQGRRRHCSETFLAAAAAAAAIPVLSSGSSSSSSSSSVSGGGGGGGGGVGGGLPEHAQAVARRLGFDSILWGSHGSATSPDSPSQHGPPALPAAQASSAEQGLNYIDLDLANKESPHSGPEPAQTIPARLFSSVLGVGGGGGGGGAVGVTGVGLAAAAAANLNTYASIDFYKSEELRTHQSTGKDTEC